Proteins encoded by one window of Hyphomicrobium nitrativorans NL23:
- the secE gene encoding preprotein translocase subunit SecE — translation MSKFNPFQFVQEVRQEVSKVTWPTRKEVWITTIMVLIMVTLAAIFFLLTDLVIGQLVNTALGLRG, via the coding sequence ATGTCGAAGTTCAATCCATTTCAATTCGTCCAAGAGGTACGGCAGGAGGTCTCCAAAGTCACCTGGCCCACACGGAAGGAAGTGTGGATCACGACGATCATGGTGCTCATCATGGTGACGTTGGCTGCGATCTTTTTCCTTCTCACGGATTTGGTCATCGGACAGCTGGTCAACACGGCGCTCGGGCTGCGCGGCTGA
- the nusG gene encoding transcription termination/antitermination protein NusG: MAKRWYIVHAYTNFERKVADAIRERARSAGLEDVFEEVVVPTEEVVEVKRGRKVQAERKFLPGYVLVKMEMTDPAFVLIKNTPKVTGFLGSDNKPIPISDDEAARILNQVREGVERPKPSIIYEIGEQVKVVDGPFASFQGEVEEVDGERARLKVGVSIFGRKTPVELEFGQVEKVPA, encoded by the coding sequence ATGGCCAAGCGCTGGTACATCGTTCACGCCTACACCAACTTCGAGCGCAAGGTGGCAGATGCCATCCGCGAGCGCGCGCGTTCGGCCGGCCTCGAAGATGTGTTCGAGGAAGTCGTGGTGCCGACGGAAGAGGTCGTGGAGGTGAAGCGCGGCCGCAAGGTGCAGGCTGAGCGCAAATTCCTTCCCGGCTACGTGCTGGTGAAGATGGAGATGACGGACCCCGCGTTCGTCCTCATCAAGAACACGCCGAAGGTGACGGGCTTCCTCGGATCGGACAACAAGCCGATTCCGATCTCCGACGACGAGGCCGCGCGTATCCTGAACCAGGTCCGCGAAGGCGTGGAGCGTCCGAAGCCTTCGATCATCTACGAGATCGGCGAGCAGGTGAAGGTGGTGGACGGACCGTTCGCATCCTTCCAGGGCGAGGTCGAGGAAGTGGACGGCGAGCGCGCACGCCTCAAGGTCGGCGTGTCGATTTTCGGCCGCAAGACGCCGGTCGAGCTTGAGTTCGGGCAGGTGGAGAAGGTGCCGGCCTAA
- a CDS encoding YodC family protein, translating to MPKNIAVGDVVQLKSGGPPMTVGKIECPTTSHNEDTALCAWIGENGQGETYTFPVVCLRKY from the coding sequence ATGCCGAAAAATATAGCCGTTGGAGATGTCGTCCAACTGAAGTCGGGCGGGCCACCTATGACGGTCGGCAAGATCGAATGCCCAACCACGAGCCACAACGAGGACACTGCGCTCTGCGCGTGGATTGGTGAGAATGGGCAGGGCGAGACCTACACGTTCCCCGTCGTATGTTTGCGGAAATATTGA
- a CDS encoding pirin family protein, whose amino-acid sequence MRQILGVYTAPRPHWVGDGFQVRPMLSHHDQGAHVSPFILLDYAGPTSFEPTTARRGVGQHPHKGFETVTIVYDGEVEHRDSTGAGGVIGPGDVQWMTAARGIVHEEFHSEAFAKTGGAFEMAQLWVNLPAKDKSADPGYQTLLNADIPAVALPDGAGTLRAIAGSYGGVTGPARTFTPINIWDVRVKAGKSVTLDVPEGHTLSVLVLSGSVTINGQESAQDAQTVLLGRDGGAFSVDAQRDAKLLVLSGEPIDEPVVAHGPFVMNTVGEIKQAMLDFQHGRFGTIGEATA is encoded by the coding sequence ATGAGGCAGATTCTCGGAGTTTACACCGCCCCCCGGCCCCACTGGGTCGGTGACGGCTTCCAGGTGCGCCCCATGCTTTCGCACCACGATCAGGGCGCGCACGTCAGCCCCTTCATCTTGCTCGACTATGCGGGCCCGACCTCGTTCGAGCCGACCACGGCGCGACGCGGTGTCGGCCAGCATCCTCACAAGGGGTTCGAGACCGTCACCATCGTCTACGACGGCGAGGTGGAGCATCGGGACTCGACGGGCGCAGGCGGCGTGATCGGACCGGGCGACGTGCAGTGGATGACGGCCGCTCGCGGCATCGTGCACGAGGAGTTTCATTCGGAGGCGTTCGCCAAGACCGGCGGCGCATTCGAGATGGCGCAGCTCTGGGTCAACCTGCCGGCCAAGGACAAGTCTGCAGACCCAGGCTACCAGACGCTCCTCAACGCGGACATCCCCGCTGTCGCGCTGCCCGATGGCGCCGGCACGCTGCGCGCAATCGCGGGCAGCTACGGCGGCGTCACGGGACCGGCTCGCACCTTCACGCCCATCAACATCTGGGACGTGCGGGTGAAGGCCGGCAAGTCCGTCACGCTCGACGTGCCGGAGGGGCATACGCTCTCGGTGCTCGTGCTTTCCGGGTCGGTCACGATCAACGGCCAGGAGAGCGCACAGGACGCGCAGACCGTGCTTCTCGGCCGGGACGGCGGAGCGTTCAGCGTGGACGCCCAGCGCGACGCCAAGCTGCTCGTGCTTTCCGGCGAGCCGATCGACGAGCCGGTCGTCGCGCACGGGCCGTTCGTCATGAACACGGTCGGCGAGATCAAGCAGGCGATGCTCGATTTCCAGCACGGCCGGTTCGGCACGATCGGCGAAGCGACAGCGTGA
- a CDS encoding alpha/beta hydrolase — translation MTAQTFDVVRAGVPLEAARAAAVLIHGRGATAEGMLALGGALGAKDVALIAPQAPAGSWYSHSFLAPLEENEPHLSQALGIVGETVDALAGEGLGPERIVLIGFSQGACLALEYAARTARRYGGVAGLSGGLIGPPGTPRDYAGSLAATPVFLGCSDVDAHIPEARVHESADVLTALGGNVTTRIYPGMAHTIVDDEIRHVQRILADIPPRR, via the coding sequence ATGACGGCTCAGACGTTCGACGTCGTGCGCGCGGGTGTGCCGCTTGAGGCGGCCCGCGCGGCGGCGGTTCTGATCCACGGTCGCGGCGCGACCGCCGAGGGCATGCTCGCCCTCGGCGGAGCGCTCGGCGCGAAGGACGTGGCGCTCATCGCGCCGCAGGCTCCGGCCGGGAGCTGGTATTCGCACTCGTTCCTGGCCCCCTTGGAGGAGAACGAGCCGCACCTCAGCCAGGCGCTCGGCATCGTCGGTGAAACCGTCGATGCCCTCGCCGGCGAAGGGCTCGGCCCCGAGCGGATCGTGCTGATCGGCTTCTCGCAGGGGGCCTGTCTCGCGCTCGAATATGCGGCTCGCACGGCGCGCCGCTACGGGGGCGTAGCGGGCCTCAGCGGAGGGTTGATCGGACCGCCGGGGACGCCGCGCGACTATGCGGGCTCGCTCGCAGCCACGCCGGTTTTTCTCGGCTGTAGCGATGTCGATGCGCACATTCCGGAGGCGCGCGTGCACGAATCCGCCGATGTGCTCACCGCACTCGGCGGCAACGTGACGACACGCATCTATCCGGGCATGGCGCATACCATCGTCGACGACGAGATCCGCCATGTTCAGCGTATCCTGGCGGATATTCCTCCCCGTAGGTAA
- a CDS encoding 2-oxo acid dehydrogenase subunit E2 gives MSAIEVKVPDIGDYKDVPVIEVHVKAGDAVRRDDPLITLESDKAAMEVPAPEDGEISEVLVKVGDKVSEGSPIVRLASQGASGDAGETAEAEKKTETETAEAKSSPSSVDSDGEATSPTSREPQGDVESGTRVPLPLGSDFGGVHASPSVRRLARELDIDLTKLKGTGEKGRITKDDVKRALGGAGGGGAGIPEIPPQDFTKYGPVENRPLSRLKRLGGPHLHRAWLNIPHVTHADQADITDLEAYRKSLDTAAKEKGYRVTLLAFIMKACVVALKEFPAFNASLAPDKETLILKHYYHLGIAVDTPDGLVVPVIRDVDRKGIVELSQEIGTMSERMRLGKIAPQDIQGGTFSISSLGGIGGTSFTPIINAPEVAILGVVRAEMTPKWDGEQFLPRLMLPLMLSYDHRVIDGAEAAQFTRRLAVILEDVRQLVL, from the coding sequence ATGTCCGCCATCGAGGTCAAAGTTCCCGACATCGGCGACTACAAGGACGTGCCGGTCATCGAGGTGCATGTGAAGGCGGGCGATGCCGTGCGCCGTGACGATCCGCTGATCACGCTCGAAAGCGACAAGGCGGCGATGGAGGTTCCGGCGCCTGAAGACGGCGAAATTTCGGAAGTGCTCGTGAAGGTCGGCGACAAGGTGAGCGAGGGATCGCCGATCGTGCGGCTTGCCTCGCAGGGCGCTTCCGGAGATGCCGGCGAGACGGCCGAGGCCGAAAAGAAGACGGAGACGGAGACGGCAGAGGCTAAGTCATCTCCGTCTTCCGTCGATTCCGACGGCGAAGCGACGTCGCCAACGTCGCGCGAGCCGCAGGGCGACGTCGAAAGCGGGACACGCGTACCTTTGCCGCTTGGCTCGGACTTCGGCGGAGTGCATGCAAGCCCTTCCGTGCGGCGTCTTGCGCGCGAACTCGACATCGACCTCACCAAGCTCAAAGGCACGGGCGAAAAGGGGCGCATCACAAAGGACGACGTGAAGCGCGCGCTCGGCGGTGCGGGCGGCGGCGGAGCCGGAATTCCCGAGATTCCTCCTCAGGACTTCACGAAGTATGGCCCAGTCGAGAACCGGCCGCTGTCCCGCCTCAAGCGCCTCGGCGGTCCACACCTCCACCGCGCCTGGCTCAACATTCCCCACGTTACGCACGCGGATCAGGCCGACATTACCGACCTCGAAGCCTATCGAAAGTCTCTCGACACGGCGGCGAAGGAGAAAGGCTACCGCGTGACGCTGCTTGCCTTCATCATGAAAGCCTGCGTAGTCGCGCTCAAGGAATTCCCGGCGTTCAACGCCTCGCTTGCGCCGGACAAAGAGACCCTGATCCTCAAGCACTATTATCATCTCGGCATTGCCGTCGACACGCCCGATGGTCTCGTCGTGCCCGTCATACGGGATGTGGACCGCAAGGGGATCGTCGAGCTTTCGCAAGAGATCGGCACGATGTCGGAGCGGATGCGCTTGGGCAAGATCGCACCTCAGGACATCCAGGGCGGCACGTTCTCCATTTCGAGCCTGGGCGGCATCGGCGGCACCTCCTTCACGCCCATCATCAATGCGCCGGAGGTCGCGATCCTCGGCGTGGTGCGCGCCGAGATGACGCCGAAGTGGGATGGCGAACAGTTCCTGCCGCGCCTCATGCTGCCGCTGATGCTTAGCTACGATCATCGGGTGATCGACGGCGCGGAGGCGGCGCAGTTCACGCGGCGTCTCGCGGTGATCCTGGAAGACGTGCGCCAGTTGGTGCTGTGA
- a CDS encoding YdcH family protein — MSNTPHTLAEEFPGQMDRIHDLKVSDPDFARLLEKYDEVNDQIHLAETRVTPMDEVAEENLRKVRLQLKDSIADALRKVSQ; from the coding sequence ATGTCGAATACACCGCACACCTTGGCCGAAGAATTTCCGGGACAGATGGACAGGATCCACGACCTCAAGGTGTCGGACCCGGACTTCGCGCGCCTGCTCGAAAAGTATGACGAGGTGAACGACCAGATCCATCTGGCCGAAACCAGAGTGACGCCGATGGACGAGGTCGCGGAAGAGAATCTGCGGAAGGTGCGCCTTCAGTTAAAGGACAGCATCGCGGACGCGCTCCGCAAGGTATCGCAGTAG
- a CDS encoding LysR substrate-binding domain-containing protein has translation MQDLNDLYFFVQVVDHGGYAAAGRALGIPKSKLSRRVLALEERLGVRLLQRSTRKLAVTEIGQEYYRHCVAMLVEAGAAQELIERSRSAPQGLIRVSAPPALVCFEVGPMIARYMAANPRVSIELNSTSRRVDVIGEGIDVALRVRFPPIEQTDLVMRTLGQSAQIMVASPDLVRSRALPLVPADLGALPSLDLAPAVSKHVWELEGAGGASVRVAHRPRLVTDDMAQLLQAATAGVGVVRLPTMVVGDNVERGRLVNVMPGWTPKGGIVHAVFPSRRGLLPSVRSFIDFLAAEYAAAAR, from the coding sequence ATGCAGGACCTCAACGATCTCTATTTCTTCGTTCAGGTGGTCGATCACGGCGGCTACGCGGCCGCCGGCCGCGCGCTGGGCATCCCGAAATCGAAGCTGAGCCGCCGGGTTCTGGCGTTGGAGGAACGCCTCGGCGTGCGTTTGCTCCAGCGCTCGACGCGCAAGCTCGCCGTCACCGAGATCGGGCAGGAGTACTATCGCCACTGCGTCGCCATGCTCGTGGAGGCGGGCGCGGCTCAGGAGCTGATCGAGCGTTCCCGCTCCGCCCCTCAGGGCCTCATCCGCGTGAGCGCGCCGCCTGCTTTGGTCTGTTTCGAGGTGGGTCCGATGATCGCGCGCTACATGGCGGCCAACCCGCGCGTGAGCATCGAACTCAACTCCACATCGCGCCGGGTCGACGTGATCGGCGAGGGCATCGACGTCGCGCTACGCGTCCGCTTCCCGCCCATCGAGCAGACGGACCTCGTCATGCGGACACTCGGCCAAAGCGCGCAGATCATGGTCGCAAGCCCGGATCTCGTGCGGAGTCGAGCGTTGCCGTTGGTCCCGGCAGACCTGGGGGCGCTTCCGAGCCTCGATCTCGCCCCCGCTGTCTCCAAGCACGTGTGGGAGCTTGAGGGCGCCGGCGGCGCATCCGTGCGCGTGGCGCACAGGCCCCGCCTCGTAACCGACGACATGGCGCAACTCCTTCAGGCGGCCACCGCCGGCGTGGGCGTTGTCCGCCTGCCGACGATGGTCGTCGGAGACAATGTCGAGCGGGGACGTCTCGTGAACGTCATGCCGGGCTGGACGCCAAAGGGCGGCATCGTTCACGCCGTCTTCCCTTCGCGGCGCGGCTTGTTGCCGTCCGTGCGCAGTTTCATCGACTTTCTGGCCGCCGAGTACGCGGCCGCCGCAAGGTGA
- the aceE gene encoding pyruvate dehydrogenase (acetyl-transferring), homodimeric type, giving the protein MTRTVLEIHDGREPDDPEAREWMDAVSSVMAFEGSARADHLLGRAVDMARRQGAAVPFAANTAYINTIPPHKQAAHPGDREIEGRIRSAIRWNALAMVVRANMDHAGLGGHIASFQSAATLYDTGFTHFWHAPSAEHGGDLVFVQGHSSPGIYARAFLEGRLTEDQLVNFRRETSGHGLPSYPHPWLMPEFWQFPTVSMGLGPIMAIYQARFLKYLHDRGLADTSNRHVWVFCGDGEMDEPESLGAISLGGREKLDNLIFVINCNLQRLDGPVRGNGKIIQELEGVFRGAGWNVIKVVWGSNWDPLLARDTSGRLRQLMEECTDGAYQDFKSKDGAYIRKNFFGRYPETAALVADWSDEQIWSLTRGGHDPNKVYAAYAEAVAHTGQPTVILAKTVKGYGMGAAGEGQMIAHQQKKMGLDALVAFRDRFKVTVADDQVEALPFLKFAEGSSELAYLKDRRAVLGGPLPQRRTKTSFDISAPPLSLFDAQLAGSGEREISTTMVFVQLLTKLLRDKALGRHIVPIVPDESRTFGMEGMFRTFGIYSQVGQLYRPEDADQLMFYKEDKDGQILQEGISEAGGMASWIAAATSYSSSDVPMVPFFIYYSMFGFQRIGDLAWAAGDCRARGFLIGGTSGRTTLNGEGLQHQDGHSHILSSTIPNCLSYDPAFGYELAVIVHKGLERMLGNQEDVFYYITALNENYAQPAMPDGAEEGIVRGMYLLRASNEPTTNARPRVQLMGSGSILNEVIAGAELLEEDFGVAADVWSVTSFTELRREALEVERWNMLHPAETPRVPYVTQCLASRGDAPAVASTDYMKLFADQIRPFVRGPYQVLGTDGFGRSDTRERLRHHFEVDRHFVAVAALKALADDNKLPSSKVVEAIARYGIDPDKPDPARA; this is encoded by the coding sequence ATGACCAGGACCGTTCTCGAAATTCACGATGGCCGCGAGCCGGACGATCCGGAAGCCCGCGAATGGATGGACGCGGTTTCGTCCGTCATGGCGTTCGAGGGGAGCGCGCGGGCCGATCACCTGCTCGGACGCGCCGTCGACATGGCCAGGCGGCAGGGCGCGGCCGTGCCGTTCGCAGCCAACACCGCCTACATCAACACCATCCCGCCGCATAAGCAGGCCGCACATCCCGGCGACCGGGAGATCGAAGGGCGCATTCGCTCAGCCATCCGCTGGAACGCGCTCGCGATGGTCGTGCGCGCGAACATGGACCACGCCGGGCTCGGCGGGCATATCGCGAGCTTCCAGTCAGCCGCGACGCTTTACGATACGGGCTTTACGCATTTCTGGCACGCGCCTTCCGCCGAGCACGGCGGGGATCTCGTGTTCGTGCAGGGGCACTCATCGCCCGGCATCTATGCGCGCGCCTTCCTCGAAGGGCGGCTGACCGAAGACCAACTCGTCAACTTCCGCCGCGAGACGAGCGGGCATGGGCTTCCGTCGTATCCGCACCCCTGGCTGATGCCGGAGTTCTGGCAGTTCCCCACCGTCTCGATGGGCCTCGGGCCGATCATGGCGATCTATCAGGCCCGCTTCCTGAAATACCTTCACGACCGCGGGCTTGCGGATACGTCCAACCGGCACGTGTGGGTGTTTTGCGGCGACGGCGAGATGGACGAGCCGGAGAGCCTCGGCGCGATCTCGCTTGGCGGGCGCGAAAAGCTCGACAACCTGATCTTCGTCATCAACTGCAATCTGCAGCGGCTCGACGGACCCGTCCGCGGCAACGGGAAGATCATCCAGGAGCTTGAAGGCGTGTTCCGCGGCGCGGGCTGGAATGTCATCAAGGTGGTGTGGGGCTCGAACTGGGACCCGCTGCTGGCGCGCGATACATCGGGGCGGCTGCGCCAGTTGATGGAGGAGTGTACCGACGGCGCATACCAGGACTTCAAGTCCAAGGACGGCGCGTACATCCGCAAGAACTTCTTCGGGCGCTATCCGGAAACGGCCGCGCTCGTCGCCGATTGGTCCGACGAACAGATCTGGTCGCTCACGCGCGGCGGGCACGATCCGAACAAGGTCTATGCCGCCTATGCGGAGGCTGTGGCGCATACGGGCCAGCCGACCGTGATCCTCGCCAAGACCGTGAAGGGCTACGGCATGGGAGCCGCCGGCGAAGGGCAGATGATCGCGCACCAGCAGAAGAAGATGGGGCTCGACGCGCTCGTCGCATTCCGCGACCGCTTCAAGGTGACGGTTGCGGACGACCAGGTGGAGGCGTTGCCGTTCCTCAAGTTCGCCGAGGGCAGCTCGGAACTCGCTTATCTCAAGGACCGGCGCGCGGTGCTCGGCGGGCCGCTGCCCCAGCGCCGCACCAAGACGTCGTTCGACATCTCCGCGCCTCCGCTCTCGCTCTTCGATGCTCAGCTTGCGGGCTCGGGCGAGCGCGAAATCTCGACCACGATGGTGTTCGTGCAGCTTCTCACCAAGCTTCTGCGCGACAAGGCGCTCGGACGGCACATCGTGCCGATCGTACCCGACGAGAGCCGCACCTTCGGCATGGAGGGCATGTTCCGCACGTTCGGCATCTACAGCCAGGTGGGACAGCTCTACCGGCCGGAAGATGCCGACCAGCTCATGTTCTACAAGGAGGACAAGGACGGGCAGATCCTGCAAGAGGGCATCAGCGAGGCGGGCGGCATGGCGTCCTGGATCGCGGCGGCCACCTCCTACTCGTCGTCCGACGTGCCGATGGTGCCGTTCTTCATCTATTATTCGATGTTCGGCTTCCAGCGCATCGGCGATCTCGCGTGGGCGGCGGGCGATTGCCGCGCGCGCGGCTTCCTGATCGGCGGCACGAGCGGGCGGACGACCCTCAACGGCGAAGGCTTGCAGCACCAGGACGGGCACAGCCACATCCTTTCGTCCACCATTCCGAACTGCCTCTCGTACGATCCCGCGTTCGGCTACGAGCTTGCGGTGATCGTGCACAAGGGGCTCGAACGCATGCTCGGAAACCAGGAGGACGTTTTCTATTACATCACCGCGCTGAACGAGAACTACGCGCAGCCCGCGATGCCGGACGGCGCGGAAGAAGGCATCGTGCGCGGCATGTATCTGTTGCGTGCCTCAAACGAGCCCACAACGAACGCACGCCCTCGCGTGCAGCTCATGGGAAGCGGATCGATCCTCAACGAAGTGATTGCGGGCGCGGAACTGCTCGAAGAGGATTTCGGCGTCGCGGCCGACGTGTGGAGCGTCACGAGCTTCACCGAGCTTCGCCGCGAAGCGCTTGAAGTCGAGCGCTGGAACATGCTGCATCCCGCCGAGACGCCGCGCGTGCCCTACGTCACACAATGCCTCGCGTCGCGGGGCGATGCGCCTGCCGTCGCCTCGACCGATTACATGAAGCTTTTTGCCGACCAGATCCGCCCCTTCGTGCGCGGACCGTATCAGGTGCTCGGCACCGATGGCTTCGGACGCTCCGACACGCGCGAGCGGCTACGTCACCATTTCGAAGTGGACCGGCATTTCGTTGCCGTTGCGGCGCTCAAGGCGCTGGCCGACGACAACAAGCTTCCCTCATCTAAGGTTGTCGAGGCCATCGCCCGCTACGGGATCGATCCCGACAAGCCAGATCCCGCGCGCGCTTGA
- the ycaC gene encoding isochorismate family cysteine hydrolase YcaC, whose product MTKPYIRLDKDNAAVLLVDHQTGLLSLVRDIDPDKFKNNVLALADIAAYFKLPTILTTSFEEGPNGPLVPELKEQFPNAPYIARPGQINAWDNEDFVRAIKATGKKQLIIAGVVTEVCVAFPTLSAIEEGYDVFVVTDASGTFNEITRHSAWDRMSAAGAQLITWFGVAAELHRDWRNDVAGLGALFSNHIPDYRNLITSHTKLTAGQ is encoded by the coding sequence ATGACGAAACCCTACATCCGCCTCGACAAGGACAACGCCGCCGTGCTCCTCGTCGATCATCAAACGGGCCTGCTCTCGCTGGTTCGCGACATCGACCCCGACAAGTTCAAGAACAACGTGCTCGCGCTGGCCGACATCGCTGCCTACTTCAAGCTGCCCACCATTCTCACGACGAGCTTCGAAGAAGGCCCCAATGGCCCGCTCGTGCCGGAACTCAAAGAGCAGTTCCCCAACGCGCCCTATATCGCGCGCCCCGGCCAGATCAACGCGTGGGACAACGAGGACTTCGTCCGCGCCATCAAAGCAACGGGCAAAAAGCAGCTCATCATCGCAGGGGTGGTGACGGAAGTATGCGTTGCGTTCCCGACGCTATCGGCCATCGAAGAAGGCTACGACGTGTTCGTCGTCACGGACGCTTCGGGGACGTTCAACGAGATCACGCGCCATTCGGCCTGGGACCGCATGTCTGCAGCCGGCGCGCAGCTCATCACGTGGTTCGGCGTAGCCGCGGAACTCCATCGCGACTGGCGCAACGACGTCGCAGGGCTCGGCGCGCTGTTCTCGAACCACATCCCGGATTATCGCAACCTCATCACGTCGCACACGAAGCTGACTGCCGGGCAGTAG
- a CDS encoding YbjQ family protein translates to MIVTTTNELEGYRVVRHLGIVRGLSVRSRSVVGNIGAAIQILFGGNIAIYTRLAEDARNEAYELLIRHAEEAGANAILAMRYDANEMASAVTEVLAYGTAVVVEKSDGPAR, encoded by the coding sequence ATGATCGTCACGACGACCAACGAACTCGAAGGCTACCGGGTCGTGCGCCACCTCGGCATTGTGCGCGGCCTCTCGGTCCGGTCCCGCAGCGTGGTGGGGAACATCGGGGCGGCGATCCAGATCCTTTTCGGCGGCAATATTGCGATCTACACGCGCCTTGCCGAGGATGCGCGCAACGAGGCTTACGAGCTTCTGATCCGGCACGCCGAAGAGGCGGGCGCCAACGCGATTCTGGCCATGCGCTACGACGCCAACGAGATGGCGTCGGCCGTAACCGAGGTTTTGGCCTATGGAACTGCGGTCGTGGTCGAAAAATCCGACGGTCCCGCCCGATAA
- a CDS encoding flavin reductase family protein: MDFDFQTLAPDDRYKLLASTVVPRPIAWVTTLSLDGVRNAAPFSFFNALSKDPPLLAVGIQADKDGTMKDTARNILDTGEFVVNLVPRAAQEAMNATSAGVAPDVDELALAGLDARPSVKIAPPRIAASPVAFECRLHTPLTPTPNQLIAIGEIVHAHVEDAYLLDASRHYIATEKLDLIGRMHGRDWYLDTRGAFQIARP; encoded by the coding sequence ATGGACTTCGACTTTCAAACCCTGGCGCCGGACGACCGTTACAAGCTTCTCGCTTCGACGGTCGTGCCGCGCCCCATCGCGTGGGTCACGACGCTTTCGCTCGATGGCGTGCGAAACGCCGCGCCATTCAGCTTTTTCAACGCGCTGAGCAAAGACCCGCCGCTGCTCGCTGTCGGTATCCAGGCCGACAAGGACGGCACGATGAAAGACACGGCGCGCAATATCCTGGACACAGGCGAGTTCGTGGTGAACCTCGTTCCGCGCGCGGCGCAGGAGGCCATGAACGCGACGTCGGCGGGCGTGGCTCCCGACGTGGATGAATTGGCCCTGGCCGGGCTCGATGCGCGGCCATCCGTGAAGATTGCGCCGCCGCGGATCGCCGCAAGTCCCGTCGCGTTCGAGTGCAGGTTGCACACGCCTCTGACGCCGACGCCGAACCAGCTCATCGCCATCGGGGAGATCGTGCATGCGCATGTGGAAGACGCTTATCTCCTCGACGCGTCCCGTCACTACATCGCGACCGAGAAGCTCGACCTGATCGGGCGCATGCACGGGCGCGACTGGTATCTCGACACGCGCGGCGCATTTCAGATCGCTCGGCCGTAG